One genomic segment of Amycolatopsis sp. WQ 127309 includes these proteins:
- a CDS encoding chemotaxis protein CheB: MPFRRDVVVIGASAGGVEALRTLVQALPADFPAAILAVMHLSPGASSALPQILSRAGALSAVPARHAGPLTKGVIHVAPPDRHLLIADDALMLSRGPTENGHRPAINATLRSAAVAAGPAAIGVVLSGALDDGSAGLCSVVERGGLAMVQDPEEALYPGMPGNALARTPTDHVYPAGVLGKVLDKLVRVPLDAVAVDPPSPTLLLEDRIARDGVRLDAVVPGDGTPPSGYSCPDCQGTLLEISRPHGQYRCRIGHAWSAEALLSAHDAEFERALWTALRSLDEKAALARRMQRDTSHRGLAGLTGRYDTTVHECTTAAETLRRFLIARHPETGSTP; this comes from the coding sequence GTGCCCTTCCGGCGTGACGTCGTGGTGATCGGCGCCTCCGCGGGCGGCGTCGAGGCCCTCCGAACCCTGGTCCAGGCCCTGCCGGCGGACTTCCCCGCGGCGATCCTGGCCGTCATGCACCTGTCGCCCGGCGCGTCGAGCGCCCTGCCCCAGATCCTGAGCCGCGCCGGCGCCCTGTCCGCCGTGCCCGCGCGCCACGCCGGGCCGCTGACCAAGGGTGTCATCCACGTCGCCCCGCCCGACCGGCACCTGCTCATCGCCGACGACGCCCTGATGCTCAGCCGCGGCCCGACCGAGAACGGCCACCGGCCCGCCATCAACGCCACGCTCCGGTCCGCGGCGGTCGCCGCCGGTCCCGCGGCGATCGGCGTCGTGCTCTCCGGCGCGCTCGACGACGGCTCCGCCGGTCTCTGCTCGGTGGTGGAGCGCGGCGGCCTCGCGATGGTCCAGGACCCGGAGGAGGCGCTCTACCCGGGCATGCCCGGGAACGCGCTGGCCCGGACGCCGACCGACCACGTCTACCCGGCCGGAGTGCTCGGCAAGGTGCTGGACAAGCTGGTGCGCGTCCCGCTGGACGCGGTCGCGGTGGACCCGCCGTCGCCGACCCTGCTGCTGGAGGACCGGATCGCGCGCGACGGCGTCCGGCTGGACGCGGTCGTGCCCGGCGATGGGACCCCGCCCTCGGGCTACAGTTGCCCGGACTGCCAGGGCACGTTGCTGGAAATCAGCCGGCCGCACGGGCAGTACCGCTGCCGCATCGGGCACGCGTGGTCGGCCGAAGCTCTGCTCAGCGCCCACGACGCCGAGTTCGAGCGGGCGTTGTGGACGGCGTTGCGTTCCCTGGACGAAAAGGCCGCGCTGGCCCGGCGCATGCAGCGCGACACCAGCCACCGCGGCCTCGCCGGCCTGACCGGCCGCTACGACACCACCGTGCACGAGTGCACGACGGCCGCCGAAACCCTCCGGAGGTTCCTCATCGCCCGTCACCCGGAGACCGGGTCCACGCCGTGA
- a CDS encoding NAD(P)/FAD-dependent oxidoreductase, with protein sequence MSTEAADAVVIGAGHNGLVAANMLADAGWSVLVLEATDRPGGAVQTAEVTEPGFHVDLFSSFYPLGAVSPAIRGLGLEEHGLRWRHAPDVLAHVLPDDRCAVLSRDLDRTAASADEFAPGDGDAWRALAAQWQELREPLLAALFAPFPPVRPALKLLRSIGTADALRLARMLTLPARRFGEEVFAGEGARLLLAGNAAHSDVSVDNAGSAVFGWLLAMIGQDTGFPAPAGGAGELTAALVRRLESRGGQVHCGRPVREVIVAGGRALGVRDAAGDPVRAHRAVLADVPAPILYGELVGAEWLPSRLVDDLRRFEWDSATVKVNWALSGPVPWTAEGARGAGTVHLGTDLDGLSAFGNELARGRMPRRPFLLFGQMTTTDPDRSPAGTEAAWAYTHVPRGSMAGRGALERRVKRIEETVEAHAPGFAGLIKNRYVQGPAELAEHNPGLVGGAINGGTTAIHQQLFFRPVPGTGRADTPVDHLYLAGASAHPGGAVHGGPGANAARAALTRAGKLGGGYAALIRAAHRAIYD encoded by the coding sequence GTGAGCACGGAAGCCGCCGACGCGGTGGTGATCGGCGCCGGGCACAACGGCCTGGTCGCGGCCAACATGCTGGCCGACGCCGGTTGGTCGGTGCTGGTCCTGGAGGCGACGGACCGGCCGGGCGGCGCGGTCCAGACCGCCGAAGTCACCGAACCCGGCTTCCACGTCGACCTGTTCAGCTCGTTCTACCCGCTGGGCGCGGTGTCGCCGGCGATCCGCGGCCTCGGGCTCGAAGAGCACGGCCTGCGGTGGCGGCACGCCCCGGACGTGCTCGCGCACGTGCTGCCCGACGACCGGTGCGCGGTGCTCTCGCGGGACCTCGACCGCACCGCGGCGTCGGCCGACGAGTTCGCGCCGGGCGACGGTGACGCGTGGCGGGCGTTGGCCGCGCAGTGGCAGGAGCTCCGGGAACCGTTGCTGGCGGCGCTGTTCGCGCCGTTCCCGCCGGTCCGCCCGGCGCTGAAGCTGTTGCGGAGCATCGGAACCGCCGACGCGTTGCGCCTGGCGCGGATGCTGACGCTGCCGGCGCGCCGGTTCGGCGAGGAGGTGTTCGCGGGGGAGGGTGCGCGGCTGCTGCTGGCCGGAAACGCCGCGCACAGCGACGTTTCCGTGGACAACGCGGGCAGCGCGGTGTTCGGCTGGCTGCTGGCGATGATCGGGCAGGACACCGGGTTCCCGGCGCCCGCGGGCGGCGCGGGGGAGCTGACGGCGGCTTTGGTGCGCCGGCTGGAGTCCCGCGGCGGGCAAGTCCACTGTGGACGTCCGGTGCGCGAGGTCATCGTCGCCGGCGGGCGGGCGCTGGGCGTCCGCGACGCCGCGGGCGACCCGGTCCGGGCGCACCGCGCGGTGCTCGCCGACGTCCCGGCGCCGATCCTGTACGGCGAGCTGGTCGGCGCGGAGTGGCTGCCGTCCCGGCTGGTCGACGACCTGCGCCGGTTCGAGTGGGACAGCGCGACGGTGAAGGTGAACTGGGCGCTGTCGGGCCCGGTGCCGTGGACGGCCGAGGGCGCGCGCGGCGCGGGCACGGTCCACCTCGGTACGGACCTGGACGGCCTTTCGGCGTTCGGCAACGAGCTGGCCCGCGGCCGGATGCCGCGCCGCCCGTTCTTGCTGTTCGGCCAGATGACGACGACCGACCCGGACCGTTCACCGGCGGGCACCGAGGCGGCGTGGGCGTACACGCACGTCCCGCGCGGCTCGATGGCCGGCCGCGGCGCGCTGGAGCGGCGGGTCAAGCGGATCGAGGAGACGGTCGAGGCCCACGCGCCGGGGTTCGCGGGCCTGATCAAGAACCGCTACGTCCAGGGCCCGGCGGAGCTGGCGGAGCACAACCCGGGCCTGGTGGGCGGAGCGATCAACGGCGGCACGACGGCGATCCACCAGCAGCTGTTCTTCCGCCCGGTCCCGGGCACGGGCCGCGCGGACACCCCGGTGGACCACCTGTACCTGGCGGGCGCATCGGCCCACCCGGGCGGAGCAGTCCACGGCGGCCCCGGAGCCAACGCAGCCCGCGCGGCCCTGACCCGAGCGGGCAAACTGGGCGGCGGCTACGCGGCCCTGATCCGAGCGGCTCACCGAGCGATCTACGACTGA
- a CDS encoding DUF6292 family protein — protein sequence MAERDGLGAPALGLRQYLLAVASKLDAPAWFCEVEVPATAYLALELRLERFPDHETALLWDEQDGWAAAVESATGEDVVVLAYLGEDLLPAPCAVEEFVRDLYGDGYPGRPDPPDFRRPGAADGFDERLAAYAGKSVCLPEGQA from the coding sequence ATGGCGGAACGGGACGGACTCGGCGCGCCGGCGCTCGGACTGCGGCAGTACCTGCTGGCCGTCGCGAGCAAGCTCGACGCGCCCGCGTGGTTCTGCGAGGTCGAGGTGCCCGCCACCGCCTACCTCGCGCTCGAACTGCGTCTCGAGCGGTTCCCGGACCACGAGACGGCGCTGCTGTGGGACGAGCAGGACGGCTGGGCCGCGGCCGTCGAGTCGGCGACCGGCGAGGACGTGGTGGTGCTGGCCTACCTCGGTGAGGACCTGCTGCCCGCGCCGTGCGCCGTCGAGGAGTTCGTCCGCGACCTCTACGGGGACGGCTACCCGGGCCGGCCGGACCCGCCGGACTTCCGCAGACCCGGTGCGGCGGACGGCTTCGACGAGCGTCTCGCCGCCTACGCCGGGAAGAGCGTCTGCCTGCCGGAAGGCCAGGCCTGA
- a CDS encoding phosphoribosyltransferase, with protein MSSSQVFANREDGGRRLARVLARQTWADPLVLGLARGGMPVAAVVARWLGAELDVAVAWKIGAPGRREYGVGAVTPHGPALYSDASLRALHLTAGELARTEDRERAEARRRLARYRGDRAPVGCAGRDVILVDDGLATGVTARAALRDLRAGEPLTLVFAAPVCAPDAVALLPEADDVVSVVEPPEFRAVGQWYADFRQTRDEEVLALLAR; from the coding sequence GTGTCCTCGTCGCAGGTTTTCGCCAACCGCGAGGACGGCGGCCGCCGGCTGGCGCGGGTGCTCGCGCGGCAGACCTGGGCCGATCCGCTCGTGCTCGGGCTCGCGCGGGGCGGGATGCCCGTGGCGGCCGTCGTCGCGCGGTGGCTCGGGGCCGAGCTGGACGTCGCGGTCGCGTGGAAGATCGGCGCGCCCGGGCGGCGGGAGTACGGCGTCGGCGCGGTCACGCCCCACGGCCCGGCCCTCTACTCCGACGCGAGCCTCCGGGCGCTGCACCTCACCGCCGGTGAGCTGGCGCGGACGGAAGACCGCGAGCGGGCCGAGGCGCGCCGCCGGCTCGCGCGCTACCGCGGGGACCGGGCGCCGGTCGGCTGCGCCGGCCGGGACGTCATCCTCGTCGACGACGGGCTCGCCACCGGCGTCACCGCCCGGGCGGCGCTGCGTGACCTGCGCGCCGGCGAGCCGCTGACCTTGGTCTTCGCCGCTCCCGTGTGCGCTCCGGACGCCGTCGCGCTGCTGCCCGAGGCCGACGACGTCGTCAGCGTCGTCGAGCCGCCGGAGTTCCGCGCCGTCGGCCAGTGGTACGCCGATTTCCGCCAGACGCGCGACGAGGAGGTGCTCGCGCTGCTCGCCCGGTGA
- the htpG gene encoding molecular chaperone HtpG, which yields MTTPIETLEFQSEARQLLQLMIHSIYSNKDTFLRELVSNASDALDKLRLESYRDKDLVADTADLHITIESDPAERTLTVRDNGIGMTRDDVVGLIGTIAKSGTADFLAKLKEAKDAAASQDLIGQFGVGFYASFMVADKVTLVTRHAGSAEGVRWESAGEGTYTIEPVEDAPQGTAVTLHLKPEDTEDALYDYTSPAKIREIVKKYSDFITWPIRMTADAVPAAEGEEPAEPAVETVNSMKALWARSSSEVSETEYSEFYKHVSHDWQDPLETIRLQAEGTFEYQALLFLPSHAPMDLFLRERKRGVQLYVKRVFIMDDCESLVPEYLRFVKGVVDAQDLSLNVSREILQQDRQIQLIRRRLVKKVLSTVKSMMSSDAEKYATFWREFGRAVKEGLLDDFENREAILEISSFPSTHDAEKPTSLREYVERMKEGQEHVYYMTGDSRSAVENSPHMEAFAAKGYEVLVLTDPIDEMWVDAVPGFDGKQFQSIAKGQVDLDSDEDKKATEVAREQQQKDFEGLLSWMGTSLGEDVKEVRLSSRLTTSPACIVGDTHDLTPTLEKMYRAMGQELPPIKRILELNPEHALVTGLREAHASRPEDAGLAETAELLYGMALLAEGGELGDPARFIKLLANRLEKTL from the coding sequence GTGACCACCCCGATCGAGACGCTCGAGTTCCAGTCCGAGGCGCGTCAGCTGCTCCAGCTGATGATCCATTCGATCTATTCGAACAAGGACACGTTCCTGCGAGAACTGGTGTCGAACGCTTCGGACGCCCTCGACAAGCTGCGGCTGGAGTCGTACCGCGACAAGGACCTCGTCGCCGACACCGCCGACCTGCACATCACGATCGAGTCGGACCCGGCCGAGCGCACGCTGACGGTGCGGGACAACGGCATCGGCATGACCCGCGACGACGTCGTCGGCCTCATCGGCACGATCGCGAAGTCCGGCACCGCCGACTTCCTCGCCAAGCTCAAGGAAGCGAAGGACGCCGCGGCGTCGCAGGACCTGATCGGCCAGTTCGGCGTCGGCTTCTACGCGAGCTTCATGGTCGCCGACAAGGTCACCCTCGTGACGCGCCACGCGGGCAGCGCCGAAGGCGTCCGCTGGGAGTCCGCGGGCGAAGGCACCTACACGATCGAGCCGGTCGAGGACGCGCCGCAGGGCACCGCGGTCACGCTGCACCTCAAGCCGGAGGACACCGAAGACGCGCTGTACGACTACACGTCCCCGGCGAAGATCCGGGAGATCGTGAAGAAGTACTCCGACTTCATCACCTGGCCGATCCGGATGACCGCCGACGCGGTGCCGGCCGCCGAGGGCGAAGAGCCCGCCGAGCCGGCGGTGGAGACGGTCAACTCGATGAAGGCGCTGTGGGCGCGGTCGTCGAGCGAGGTCTCCGAGACCGAGTACAGCGAGTTCTACAAGCACGTCAGCCACGACTGGCAGGACCCGCTCGAAACGATCCGGCTGCAGGCCGAGGGCACGTTCGAGTACCAGGCGCTGCTGTTCCTGCCCTCGCACGCGCCGATGGACCTGTTCCTGCGGGAGCGCAAGCGCGGCGTGCAGCTCTACGTCAAGCGCGTGTTCATCATGGACGACTGCGAGTCGCTCGTCCCCGAGTACCTGCGGTTCGTCAAGGGCGTCGTCGACGCGCAGGACCTCTCGCTCAACGTGTCGCGGGAGATCCTGCAGCAGGACCGCCAGATCCAGCTGATCCGCCGTCGCCTGGTCAAGAAGGTCCTCTCGACGGTCAAGTCGATGATGTCTTCCGACGCCGAGAAGTACGCCACGTTCTGGCGCGAGTTCGGCCGCGCGGTCAAGGAAGGCCTGCTCGACGACTTCGAGAACCGCGAGGCGATCCTCGAGATCTCGTCGTTCCCCTCGACGCACGACGCCGAGAAGCCGACCTCGCTGCGCGAGTACGTCGAGCGGATGAAGGAGGGCCAGGAGCACGTCTACTACATGACCGGCGACTCCCGGTCGGCCGTCGAGAACTCGCCGCACATGGAGGCGTTCGCGGCCAAGGGCTACGAGGTGCTCGTGCTCACCGACCCGATCGACGAGATGTGGGTCGACGCGGTGCCGGGCTTCGACGGCAAGCAGTTCCAGTCCATCGCCAAGGGCCAGGTCGACCTGGACTCGGACGAGGACAAGAAGGCCACCGAGGTCGCGCGCGAACAGCAGCAGAAGGACTTCGAGGGCCTGCTGTCGTGGATGGGGACGTCGCTGGGCGAGGACGTCAAGGAGGTCAGGCTCTCGTCGCGGCTGACGACGTCACCCGCCTGCATCGTCGGCGACACCCACGACCTGACCCCGACGCTCGAGAAGATGTACCGCGCGATGGGGCAGGAGCTGCCGCCGATCAAGCGGATCCTGGAGCTCAACCCGGAGCACGCCCTGGTCACCGGCCTGCGCGAGGCACACGCTTCGCGCCCGGAAGATGCCGGCCTGGCCGAGACAGCGGAGCTGCTCTACGGAATGGCCCTCCTGGCCGAAGGCGGCGAACTGGGCGACCCGGCCCGCTTCATCAAGCTACTGGCGAACCGCCTGGAGAAGACCCTCTGA
- a CDS encoding PHB depolymerase family esterase: MPGRFPRPRWAAAFAAACALTTGFAAPAAAVTPSTPSTPSTPSHVVDHPVRTTGCGRPAPVPAGVTTTQHLTSGGLDRTYTVHLPARYNPRKPYPVLLSFHGHKRTSQYQEELSGFSALDAISVYPQGLVGTDGETAWTGAPYSAAADDVLLTSDLITKLQRTLCVDANRVFAAGKSNGGGFVGVLACRLASRIAAFAPVSGAFYPQGGACHPSRPVPILDFHGTADTTIPYTGVPEKGLPPIPDWLAAWSTRDGCRFGPLSWTPVKGVVAQKWLACDRRGTVEHYRVEGAGHVWPSTKPNLDSATPTVIDATPVIWRFFRNHPLH, translated from the coding sequence GTGCCCGGACGCTTCCCCCGGCCCCGGTGGGCGGCCGCGTTCGCCGCGGCCTGCGCGCTGACCACCGGCTTCGCCGCACCCGCCGCGGCTGTGACCCCGTCGACCCCCTCGACCCCCTCGACCCCGTCGCACGTCGTCGACCACCCCGTCCGCACCACCGGCTGCGGCCGCCCGGCGCCCGTCCCGGCCGGCGTGACGACGACGCAGCACCTCACCTCGGGCGGCCTCGACCGCACCTACACCGTGCACCTGCCGGCGCGCTACAACCCGCGCAAGCCGTACCCGGTGCTCCTGTCGTTCCACGGGCACAAGCGCACGTCCCAGTACCAGGAGGAGCTGTCCGGTTTCTCCGCGCTGGACGCGATCTCGGTCTACCCGCAGGGCCTCGTCGGGACCGACGGCGAGACCGCCTGGACCGGCGCGCCCTACTCGGCCGCCGCGGACGACGTCCTGCTCACCAGCGACCTGATCACGAAGCTGCAGCGGACGCTGTGCGTCGACGCGAACCGCGTCTTCGCCGCCGGGAAGTCCAACGGCGGCGGGTTCGTCGGCGTGCTGGCCTGCCGCCTGGCGAGCCGGATCGCGGCGTTCGCCCCGGTGTCCGGCGCCTTCTACCCGCAGGGCGGCGCCTGCCACCCGAGCCGGCCGGTGCCGATCCTCGACTTCCACGGCACCGCCGACACGACCATCCCCTACACCGGCGTCCCGGAGAAGGGCCTGCCGCCGATCCCCGACTGGCTGGCCGCGTGGTCCACAAGGGACGGTTGCCGGTTCGGGCCGCTGTCGTGGACGCCGGTGAAGGGCGTCGTCGCGCAGAAGTGGCTCGCCTGCGACCGGCGCGGCACGGTCGAGCACTACCGCGTCGAAGGCGCGGGGCACGTCTGGCCGAGCACGAAACCGAACCTCGACTCGGCCACGCCGACGGTCATCGACGCGACCCCGGTGATCTGGCGGTTCTTCCGGAATCACCCGTTGCACTGA
- a CDS encoding HNH endonuclease translates to MTPLAKLGDHEHVASRKAARITAIRAAFRIRFTERGCAMGVLVLNAGYEPLHTVSVPHAIRMLVRDVAVVHEAEDGLAYGLFPRPKIVRLLRYVVMKWRYTQPPRWSRRGVLARDGHRCAYCGQRATTIDHVVPLSRGGARTDWLNTVAACGGTARSCNARKADKLPAEAGMKLRITPRVPSWDQLHPLSA, encoded by the coding sequence TTGACGCCTCTCGCGAAGCTCGGCGACCATGAACACGTCGCTTCGCGGAAAGCCGCCCGGATCACCGCGATCCGGGCGGCTTTTCGCATCCGTTTCACCGAAAGAGGTTGCGCCATGGGGGTTCTCGTCCTCAACGCCGGCTACGAGCCGCTGCACACCGTGTCCGTCCCGCACGCCATCCGGATGCTCGTGCGCGACGTCGCCGTGGTCCACGAGGCCGAAGACGGTCTCGCCTACGGGCTGTTCCCGCGCCCGAAGATCGTGCGGTTGCTGCGGTACGTCGTCATGAAGTGGCGATATACGCAGCCGCCACGCTGGTCCCGGCGTGGTGTGCTGGCACGTGACGGGCACCGCTGCGCCTACTGCGGGCAGCGCGCGACGACGATCGACCACGTGGTGCCGCTGAGCCGCGGCGGCGCGCGGACCGACTGGCTCAACACGGTCGCCGCGTGCGGCGGGACGGCGCGCAGCTGCAACGCCCGCAAGGCGGACAAGCTGCCCGCCGAAGCCGGGATGAAGCTGCGGATCACCCCGCGCGTCCCGTCGTGGGACCAGCTGCACCCGCTCAGCGCGTGA
- a CDS encoding protein kinase has product MTEAGQLIAERYRLVDRIGQGAMGVVWRARDERLDRVVAVKQLGYDPSGGGQGGPRALREARLTARLRHPHAITVHDVVEHAGDPYLVMEYLPSQSLAEVLLERETLPADQVARVGEQVASALAAAHAEGIVHRDVTPGNVLMAPDGVTKIADFGISRATGEGTVTGGGFIAGTPAYLAPEVAGGAEAGFPADVFSLGATLYRALEGSPPFGNEDNTIVLLRRIAQDDVIPPKHSGPLAEVLSRLLQRDPAQRPAMTEVQELFEAVTGGRPLPPPRVVPQVGTRLLQVRRPRRKLVLAGAAGAVLLALGVLIGTALVPDSSATVAAPAPVPFATTPPPSTPATSSPAPADLGCAADYRVTNSWPGGYQVEVTVHNDRAVKLLGWRVYWTLPDGHHITGLWNGTFTVDGSTVTVDNADWNAKLDANGSTSFGLTALTGQGNGTARPALTCKTL; this is encoded by the coding sequence GTGACCGAGGCAGGACAGCTGATCGCCGAGCGCTACCGGCTGGTCGACCGGATCGGCCAGGGAGCGATGGGCGTCGTCTGGCGTGCCCGCGACGAGCGGCTCGACCGGGTCGTCGCGGTGAAGCAGCTGGGCTACGACCCGTCCGGCGGCGGGCAGGGCGGCCCGCGGGCCCTGCGCGAGGCGCGGCTCACCGCACGGCTGCGGCACCCGCACGCCATCACCGTGCACGACGTCGTCGAGCACGCCGGCGACCCGTACCTGGTCATGGAGTACCTGCCGTCGCAGAGCCTGGCCGAAGTCCTGCTGGAGCGGGAAACCCTGCCGGCCGACCAGGTCGCGCGCGTCGGCGAGCAGGTCGCGTCGGCGCTCGCCGCCGCGCACGCCGAAGGCATCGTGCACCGCGACGTCACGCCCGGCAACGTCCTGATGGCGCCCGACGGCGTCACGAAGATCGCCGACTTCGGCATCTCCCGCGCGACCGGCGAAGGGACCGTGACCGGCGGCGGGTTCATCGCCGGCACACCCGCCTACCTGGCACCCGAAGTCGCCGGGGGCGCCGAAGCCGGGTTCCCGGCGGACGTCTTCTCCCTCGGCGCGACGCTCTACCGCGCGCTGGAGGGCTCGCCGCCGTTCGGCAACGAGGACAACACCATCGTCCTGTTGCGGCGGATCGCCCAGGACGACGTCATCCCGCCGAAGCACAGCGGCCCGCTGGCCGAGGTGCTCAGCCGGCTCCTGCAGCGAGATCCCGCGCAGCGGCCGGCCATGACCGAGGTGCAGGAGCTGTTCGAGGCGGTCACCGGTGGCCGCCCGCTGCCGCCGCCGCGGGTGGTCCCCCAGGTCGGGACGCGCCTGCTGCAGGTCCGCCGGCCCCGCCGGAAGCTCGTCCTCGCCGGCGCGGCCGGTGCGGTGCTGCTGGCCCTGGGCGTGCTCATCGGCACGGCGCTGGTGCCCGACAGCAGCGCGACGGTGGCCGCGCCCGCACCCGTGCCGTTCGCCACCACTCCCCCGCCGTCGACGCCCGCCACCAGCTCCCCGGCCCCCGCGGATCTGGGCTGCGCGGCCGACTACCGGGTGACGAACTCGTGGCCCGGCGGCTACCAGGTCGAGGTGACCGTGCACAACGACCGCGCCGTCAAGCTGCTCGGCTGGCGCGTCTACTGGACCCTGCCCGACGGCCACCACATCACCGGTCTGTGGAACGGCACCTTCACCGTCGACGGCTCGACGGTCACGGTCGACAACGCGGACTGGAACGCGAAGCTCGACGCGAACGGCTCGACGTCGTTCGGCCTGACCGCGTTGACGGGTCAGGGCAACGGCACCGCGCGCCCGGCCCTGACCTGCAAGACGCTCTGA
- a CDS encoding LysR substrate-binding domain-containing protein, protein MLVALDPARAAGLTPGEPVRLERFAGHPWLVPAADLSCREMIHRACGAAGFVPPVAAEASDFAVLVALAASGAGVALVPAMALPAGPPGVSLHPLEEPLTRKVFALTRTGTARRPDIRVVLDELERSARDWADRYR, encoded by the coding sequence GTGCTGGTGGCGCTCGACCCGGCTCGCGCCGCCGGCCTGACGCCCGGCGAACCCGTGCGGCTGGAGCGGTTCGCCGGCCACCCGTGGCTCGTCCCCGCCGCCGACCTCTCGTGCCGCGAGATGATCCACCGGGCGTGCGGCGCGGCGGGGTTCGTGCCGCCGGTGGCGGCGGAGGCGAGCGACTTCGCGGTCCTCGTCGCGCTGGCCGCGTCCGGCGCGGGCGTGGCGTTGGTGCCCGCCATGGCGTTGCCGGCCGGGCCGCCGGGGGTCAGCCTCCACCCGCTCGAAGAACCGTTGACGCGCAAGGTGTTCGCGCTGACCCGGACGGGCACCGCGCGGCGCCCGGACATCCGGGTCGTGCTCGACGAGCTGGAGCGGTCGGCCCGCGACTGGGCGGACCGCTACCGCTGA
- a CDS encoding LysR family transcriptional regulator, giving the protein MLELRRLRILHGLAQHRTVAATAAALHLTGPAVSQHLAALEREAGTPLLEKQGRTLAFTSAGRLLVSHAEVILDDLAAAESAMAAVSENGGTGTVRLAAFASAARQLLPAAWAGLREAGTVSLRLVQEEPDDALESLRRQDVDIALVHSYSLLPRSIPPRCETGGCWRTRCWWRSTRLAPPA; this is encoded by the coding sequence ATGTTGGAGCTGCGCCGCCTGCGCATCCTGCACGGTCTCGCCCAGCACCGGACCGTGGCCGCGACCGCCGCGGCGCTGCACCTGACCGGCCCGGCCGTCTCGCAGCACCTGGCCGCCCTCGAACGCGAAGCGGGCACGCCGCTGCTCGAGAAGCAGGGCCGCACCCTGGCCTTCACCTCGGCCGGGCGGCTGCTGGTCTCGCACGCCGAGGTGATCCTCGACGACCTCGCCGCCGCGGAGTCGGCGATGGCGGCGGTGTCCGAGAACGGCGGCACCGGCACGGTCCGGCTGGCCGCGTTCGCCTCGGCGGCGCGGCAGCTGCTGCCGGCGGCGTGGGCCGGGCTCAGGGAGGCCGGCACGGTCTCGCTGCGCCTGGTCCAGGAGGAGCCGGACGACGCGCTGGAGTCGTTGCGCCGCCAGGACGTCGACATCGCGCTGGTGCACAGCTATTCGCTGCTCCCGCGCAGCATCCCGCCGCGCTGCGAGACCGGCGGCTGCTGGAGGACCCGGTGCTGGTGGCGCTCGACCCGGCTCGCGCCGCCGGCCTGA